ACGTTTTAGAGAAGGAACTGAAATAATGGAAGGCAGACGATCACCGCTGAGTGAGTAACCGGTAATCGTTCTGGGAAGCTTGAGAATCTTGGTTCGAACCAAACTTCTGCCGAGcataaagaagaagaataacTGCCCAAACTTTAATTTATAACCCTTCTAGAGTGGCAGACGACGTTGGTATTCGTTTGCTTATCAAATGTGTTCTGTATTGTGCAGTTCAACAAGTTTGTCACTCAGATGATGCGCTTCAATTGTCATCGACAATTCCCAGCGCTGATTGGCCGCAATTTTCACCGTCAACGTGAACGTTCCAAATAATTATTATCCAACTTAAAACTATTCCCAAGATTATCATACAGAATACGCCCAGCACTAACCAGAACTGCGTATTAACGCTGAATTCACGTCGTAAATTACATATCTTTATTCATCTATATATCATTAGCAGTCCCGGTTTTTCTTCAGCAACAAGGTAACAAAAGAATATCTATATGGATGTACCAAGCTGTTAACACTGACGCTGTACAGACAATGCaaactattattattaaaagtCCCAGAGAAGCATTAATAAAATGCCTCAATAAACACGAATATAAACCCTAAGTGAAAAATTAAGCGTGCAAATTATTACCCGTATTTAACACATCACACATTTCAGTCATTATTAAATTTCATCGTAGTGTTTTATCTCAATCGAACATTTCATCTAATTGATCAACAGTGACAGATTCTGGAGAATCTATTTCTTCAGCGAGAAAGCCATCTCTGATTGTTTtaatccaaatattttggttttgagaCTTCTGACTCATGTTTAATTTCACTGTGATTGGCGTCTGCGTAATAACAGCTCTATGAATGGCAGTAATAACAGTTGCTGCGCTTACATTGGATGAGGATGGTGTCGAAAATGAAGGAAAAGTGGGGGGTATAAAGCTAGAGGATGATGCACTGATTGTACTTGTAGCACTTACCATGCCTTTAGGTGTCGCTATTTTAGATAGTCTaggtgctgctgctgctgctgtaaTATAggcttttgaagaatctGCAGGCAATACGTTAGATTGTGTACTATTGGTTTTTGCTCCAGAAGTAATTCCTTTAGGCCAATTGTTAGTTTTAGCCTTTTTAAACGGCATAGATCTTGAAGTATCATCAGGAGCTATGGGCTTCATCCTTTTCATGTTCGGATTTTGAGAAACAGTGCAATTGTTAGGTGACACTATAGGCTGCTTGGTAGCTAATCCTAAAGACACTGGAGATGTTGCATATGGAATATTTAGTTCAGAATTACCATATATTCCATTCGAAAACCCGTTGTTATTAACACCCAAAGTACGCGCGAACGTGCCCACATTTTTAGCATCAACTAATGTGGAATTAAAATCTAGATTTTGCTGAGGCCGCTGTAGTTGGCTTGACTGTTGGgactgctgttgctgtgaAGATAAACTAGATGGTGTCATTTTTTTTTGCTTTGCACTTGGATTAGACTGCTGTTGTTTGGCCTTCTGTCGCGCTGAGGCAGCCTTTGCAAGCTGTTGGTATTCTGGAGCTAGGATACCTCTATAGACATACACCATTCTCCTGGGAGAAGCGTCTGACCATTCCCTAGATAAGGCATATTTTAATGCTTTTTCgcctttttcaactttctTTACGTAAGCGTTAAGCTTTGCCGACACTAGATTGGACAGTTTTGTAGAAAGCTTCGTTATATCAGGATGTATCTCAACTAAAAGATCGCAAATCTGCTTCACAGTCATTCCCTGCTGTTGAGAATCTTGCTCCCATAAGATGAGAAATACAGCGTGCAAGACCTCATCATCCAGCGGTGGCTCGGTATTCTCAGGTCTTGGTCTCTCACCAGTAACAGGGACCATCTTAGAAATAGCACCTGAAGAGGAGCTGGATGTCAAAGATCCGGATGACATGCTCTTTTTCTTAGTGGAGGGGGAACCTGAGTCCGCAGCTGAGTTTGGTGATTGCGAGTCTgattcatcatcaattgaagaacCTGGAGGGCTGTTACTAGAGTCACTGCCATTTACCATCTCATTCTCTTCTGTTTCTGCCATATAACCGGCATGGAATATTGGAGACTTTGAATTCTGAATAACCTCACTCTCCACAATCGGTATATTCACTAGTTTAGAGTCTGTCAAAGCCATTGCGAATAGCTTCTAAGGTATTAGAGGTAAGACCAAGTCGaaagaattggaacagTTAATTAAAACCTCCAAATATCGGGTGCCGCtcttaaaaattttgaaaattaaCCTGCAATCAGGAGTGGAAGACCTGTATACAAAGAATTAACTTTCTGGAAACCAATTTAttctcaaaaataaaaaaaagttagCAGGACTAATATCACTATCTAGATTTAGTCCTGGGCCAATTTTCTAATGGAATTCTGACAACTGTATAAAAAAACAGCTGACTGACACCTTTGTAATATACCAGCTATAGGTAGTTCTCACAAAGAGTTCAATTCTAAGAAACAGGAAATACCAAAAATTGGTTAACGGCAAATAAAGAtggttttttttgtttttatttttatgttCTCGAAAAAAAGATACCAAGGTAAAACTTCCCTCGATAACTGCTAGTTTTCTCTTCGTAGACACCTCTGAAAGTTGCGTTTATCCGCCGATCCGGTAGTATTAAGCAACAATTAGATAGTAACGTAATTAAACTgtatgtattatatatatcactAATTTGTTGTGATTGGGCAGCATCTTCCCCTGTCCATGAATGAAC
This Eremothecium cymbalariae DBVPG#7215 chromosome 5, complete sequence DNA region includes the following protein-coding sequences:
- the GDS1 gene encoding Gds1p (similar to Ashbya gossypii ADR386W); the protein is MALTDSKLVNIPIVESEVIQNSKSPIFHAGYMAETEENEMVNGSDSSNSPPGSSIDDESDSQSPNSAADSGSPSTKKKSMSSGSLTSSSSSGAISKMVPVTGERPRPENTEPPLDDEVLHAVFLILWEQDSQQQGMTVKQICDLLVEIHPDITKLSTKLSNLVSAKLNAYVKKVEKGEKALKYALSREWSDASPRRMVYVYRGILAPEYQQLAKAASARQKAKQQQSNPSAKQKKMTPSSLSSQQQQSQQSSQLQRPQQNLDFNSTLVDAKNVGTFARTLGVNNNGFSNGIYGNSELNIPYATSPVSLGLATKQPIVSPNNCTVSQNPNMKRMKPIAPDDTSRSMPFKKAKTNNWPKGITSGAKTNSTQSNVLPADSSKAYITAAAAAPRLSKIATPKGMVSATSTISASSSSFIPPTFPSFSTPSSSNVSAATVITAIHRAVITQTPITVKLNMSQKSQNQNIWIKTIRDGFLAEEIDSPESVTVDQLDEMFD